The stretch of DNA AGAAGATGTGGCCGTTGACGGATTCTACTGCAATTCCGCGTCTACTTCTTTCCACTTCTACTTCCACAATACTCCTTCAACTCCAGCCGGAGATCTCGGCCATCCCCATTACCGACGTAATCTTCAACTCGGAAACTTTGGCTGCTGGAATCCTGCCTGGCGCCGAGCTTTTGGCTCAGGTCACTCCGCGTGGTCTTTCCTTATGGTCTGACTTGAGTGTTGGCCAGCTTGAAGCACAAGTGGAGGTTGATAAGGAGACGGAGATAGTTTGTGCACAAGTGACTGCAGATTGGGCTGTCGTGGCTaagaagggaggaagcCTTGTAGTTTTCCATGTGTCAAACACAGGCTTCAGTCCGCAAGGGTGAGTGCTCAAGTCTCATTGGCCTATACCCTGACTGATTTGCAAATAGGACTATTGAcgtgaaagaagaagtgtcAGCTGTTGCCATTTCCAGCAGCTCCGgttcctcatctcccatcatcgtcatatCTACATGGACGGCCAAGACTTTTGTATATATGCTCTCTCAGATTTCCAATGGGGTGGATGGTCTATCTATCCAAAGCGAATCATCTGCCACTTCTCTTCAACTACGTTCGCACCCATTCTGTCCGGGGGGTATTCAACTTCTTTCAGGTTTGGACAACGGGTTGCTTCATATTTACGATCTAAACACCAGTGAAAGCGGCGAAGCAGAAGGATTGACGGTCAAATCTTCGAAAACCACCTCCTTGGGACTGCGGCCATTGGTTCTACACCCTTGTGAAAGCACTCACGGAGACGAGAAGGTTATTAGTGTTGGCTTGACAGAGAGGATGAGTGTAATCTTTGAGTCGAAAGATAGAATTGAGTTTTCTTCTGTCAATATAAAGGTAAGTGTCCAAATATTAGAACATTGTGAATTCCGACTGACAGATAAAACTAGAATGTCATGGCCGCTACTTCGGTGGATACTTCATCAGGTCCAGTTtttgctctcttctcccgcACTTCAGGACTGTCCTTGGTGAAAGTCAAttctttgaagaagctccaTGTACAAACATGCGATACTGGCAATGAATCCATTTCCAAGCTGACCTATATGGACGAGTACAAGGCCATCGCATGTGGGTCGACAAGAAGGACTCAACTCAGAGATGGCgatgtgaaggaagagaactTTGTGCAAATCCGAGATGGAACAAGTCTTGAACGTACGTAACTTATGTCTTCTGGGATCGTCTTGAATTGACATTATTTCGTAGCACTATCGAGTTTTTCCCTCCGAGGACGCGAGCTAGTCACATCCCTCCGATCTGTATTCCTCACCGGTCGCATTTATCTCGCTGTCGGCACAGCATTTTTACCTCCcgatgatggcgaagatTCATCCTGGGATGAGGGTAACCTTGCCGTAGTCAGAGAAGGTAGGGTTTTGCTCCTCGAATTCAAAGAAGGTGATGCAGGAGGCGGGTGGGATATCAAAATCAAAGCAGAACTAGCTACGGTGGGTGCTGTATATGCCCTAGAGGAGATCCATGGTTTCTTGGCTGTTGCAGCGGGGAGCAAGGTACGTTCAAAGCCACGGTTTCCACTGCCCTGATAATCATATCTCCTAACTCCTTGTAGCTTACAATCCACCGCCTGGATCATAACCCCGTTGAACTGGAAGAAACATCCTCTTGGGCTTCTGCCTACGTCATTTCCTCACTTTCTGTCTTACCACCTAGTCACATCCGCCCAGAGGGCGCTCTCATCGTAGGCGACGGCATGCGTAGCGTTATCGTGCTTAATGTCGACGAGGGTGATGGTATGATCTATGATGACGAAAGGAACATGGCTACACATGGTGTGACAGCCTTGGGTTTGTTGAAAGATAAGGGAGATGGCGTTGTCATCAGCGATGTGCGTCCTTGCAAGGCCCAGGTTAACGATGTGAAGGGTACTAATTAATTATAAAGGCATATTCAAATCTCCTGACATATAGGCTGAATCAGAAGCTTGAAAGGGCGGCGACCTTCGGGCTGCATGAGGAAGTCACTCGTTTCCAAAGTGGTAAGTTTGACCTTTGACATGTGTCGGCTATGAGTACTTATGCCAAACCGTATAGGCTCCCTTGTCCCGACAACCACCGCTCCTGAAATCATCATTCCCGATGTCCTATTCGCTACTCGTGAGGGCCGTCTCGGTATCATCGGCGAGCTTGGTACCAGGTCTTCGAGAACCCTGGACGATCTCCAGCGTAATATGAGCAAAATTTGGAAAGGTCCAGGAGAGGTCGGGTGGAGTAACTGGAGGAGAGCGGGGTCTAATCTTGTGGGCAAAGATACTGCAGGATTTGTTGACGGAGACTTGTGAGTTGTCCGCTGTGATCGTCACATTGAATAGAAAAAGCTGAAGATGAACCAAGTGTGCAAAAATTCCTCGACACGGAATTCTTTGATGACGAGCGCGCACAGGAAATCATTCAAGGAACATCGTCCCACGAACATGTCAGATtaggaaaggaagaggcatCGCGAGCCGACGTTGTACGCTTTTTGGAGGCTACCGCTGGTATGCACTAGGCGAGACGTGTGGAGACGAAAAGGTTGTAATGTGTTTTTAGAAGGGATTACCATAAATCATTATCTATGTATTGCTCGTTAAACGGCTTTCTGCTAGATCTAATAATGGTCTAGCAAAATCTTCCCATGAGATATGATCGATTAACAGCTCTCTTTCTACGTCACCCCCTCTCCACCACACTGCCCAGCCATAATCTTCTCCTATGTCACCTACTCTCCATTCCCACCCTCTTTCATCTACGTCTCTGCCATCCACCCTGATGCTCTCCACCTTACCAGCACCTGCTGATAATTCGACTTCTATCCTTTCTAGTCCGAAAGTAATACCCTCGCCTATAGCTTTTGTATATGCTTCCTTGACTGACCAAAGCTTGGTTAGTCGTAATGAACGATCTCTGAGACTCAGGGGCATAGCAAGGGACTGCTTTTCGAGCAGCGTGAGCTGATCGGATATCCCCTCTTGCGTTGGAAATGGGTCCTCTGGGTGTTTCATGATATCTATGCCGACACATGCTAAAGGTGAATGTGAACGGAGTGTGGTAAATAGAATATAGGAGCCTTCGTGTGTGTTGTTGAACTCTAGACGAGGCTCGAGGTTGGGTGTGGACTAAGTGGTGTCAGGGTATTGCCACGAAGTGAGAGACATTACACACTAGAGTAGGTTTACCCTTAGCCTTTCTACCAAATGTAGGTAGTTCCCCTGGAGGCAAAAGTCCGTTGGTATACAGATACCAAGTCACGGTGAGCCGAGCCACTAACGATCCTATAGCAATATGTTTTGTCAGCGAATAATTAGAGCCTAATATAACGAAAGAAGCTCACGAAGGGCATCGTCATGTAGCCGAAATCGCTTCAGACGCTCTCGTCCAGGCAGATCAATCAGACTTGTTAGTTTATCAAATGTCTATGGCGCGTGCGAGTCAGAGATGTTccagaagacgaggagagCAGCAGCCATTACACGCTTACTTCCTTATCTACTGGTTCTGAAGGTATTTTGATGGCAGACAGACGTATTGTATTGTACATTGCAGGTGTTTTCGTCTGTTGCACGGGTGCTGCGGCTCTAGTATCAAGGCAGAGAGTCAAAAAGTCAGAtgtgatggagaagagtgggaTGTCGTTGCTAGTTTGGCGGGGCACCGCGGTTCGCGTTCGACACTTCGCACAACGAACTACAAGTGGAACGTTGATTTCTTTTCTCCGCCCATACTTCATCTTTCAAGCTTGCAAGGTAACCCATGGTTCCATCTTAACAAGTATAATAAGTATAATAGTCAACAGATCAATACTTCATTATGGACGAGGATTTTGAGGATCTGCTGCGAGACGAAGACGGTGAGTCCTACCCACTGAAGCCGTGGACATTCCTGCTGCTATCTCGTAGAAACCCGTATTGACAGGATCACCTTTTGCAGAGCCCGAATACGAGGTATACAATCTTCATCGCCAGTATGTTCCATTATTAAGAAGAACTGACCATATGTAGCTTGAGGCTTCGGCGTCTGCAAGCATCCGGCCTAAGCAGACGCCTCCTTCAGAGAACGAGATTAGACTGTGCCGGCGAGTGCTTGAACTTGAGGAGGAACGGAACTCCTTGGCGGTCAGTGATCCTTGTACTTTGTTTCTCTCCGCTCTTGCTAAGTCGTGCAGGCTGAGCTTTCTGCTCTCAAAGCCCGTTTCCCAACACATAGCAATCCAACTATTCCTATTGCCGATCCctcctcaagctcatccATATCCCAACCTGACCAGCCTATAGAGATACCCACACCGCTCCTGCCTCTACTAGGCATACTTCGGACACACATTGCTGAGTTGACAAGAGACAACTATGCGTTACGATACACCTTTATGGGACAAGCTTTACCCAGACGAGGATCAATCACTCAAACCCCGACTCCGGTCTTTTCGCCCATATCATCTTTGCCTCCACAAGAGAACAATATCGATATTGAGATGGCTGCTACAACTGGTGATTCTGGACCTAGTACAGTAGGCCTTGCACCGCCTTCAGGATCTGGCACTGCGCAAACTAGGGTAGGGGCAGGCGGTCCGGATTTGGAAAGAGTGGTTGAAAGAGTGAAACAGCTTGTGAtagagaatgaagagctgGGTGAGATGTTGCTTCAGTTAGGGCAAAGGggtgacgaggaagaatggaagaagactttGGATGGTAGGTCGTGCGGTATTgaatccttcttctttactAACAGTATTTAGATTCAAAAGCAATCATTGAATCTTTGGAGTAAGTTTCAGTTTCCCATAGCGTAGCTTGCAagtcaacaacaaatgCCCGTCCGTCCTTGTAGCTCCGACCTATCGCATCACCTGTCTGTCGTCGAATCAACCCGTTCAGAGTTGAAAGCGTATAAAAGCCATTTCGGTCCACTTCCACAAAATGTGTCAGACCGTACAACTCCCTCTGCCGCATCCACAACTCGAGGCCAACCCGCCTCTGTCGGACGAGGCAGCTTACAAGATAGGTTAAATCGGGGCCTTGGCGGAGATAGGGGTGGTTTCCACGGAAAGGCGTTGAAAGCCGGTTCTACCAATGCTGTAGGGTCAGATAACTCCGCTAATGTGCAAACGCCTGTGCAAACCCAAGGAGACATGCGAGGTGGACCCCATCAAGGTCTTCCCCGTACAGCAGGAACAAGGAGACCATTGAACGGAAGTGGTAATAGCAATGGGGGGAGTGGCCCGTTCCAAGGACATGTAAGAGGAGGTAGCTTTGGCCAGGGACAAGGTGCCAGGCTTGATGAGAGGGACTttaagagaagaagatgacagaCATAAAATGGACATACACCTGCACATGTTTCTTGGATAACCAGTTGTAAATGTAGCTAAGCATTAGAGCAATGTTCATTAGATCTGAAATGGGGCATTTTGTGTCCCCTTCGTAATTTACGATGCAAGATGAAGTAAAATAGGTGCAACAAGCTCATGACATGACTAACAATGGACGAAAAATGTCCTCATAGATCTCTATCTTGTCCTATACTTCCGACCCATCTACGAAACGAAGTGGCCAATTCTCCTAACTTCCGTCTCTCCAGAGTCTGCAGACACATTTCTAAGCACCCTTTACAATTCCCCTTTAATTTCTCCCATATTCTAGCACCAATACGTTCCATATTCGTCAAGCTAAACGCTGGCGGCGGGGCCACTGGGGAAGGGACGTGTTTCTTCCGGGCAGATTTTAGAGCTTTGGCTCTGGAAGCTTCGGTCTCAGCCTTTTGGGTGGCAGCATAGATTTGTCTGAACTGCTCCACAGACGCCAAGCTTTCACTGATACGATGAAGGGTGTTGAAAAGAGCAACGACTTCGGAGCgttggagaagatcagGGTTAACTTTAGGGCTGTCATGAAGATTAGCTAGGTTATTGGAACAACCGAGAGAGGACTTACTCGAGAGCCCTgtcgtcaagctcaaaaagGATCTTCAAAGCTGTTCCGATACCAGAGACTTGAAGTTTACCCCATAAGCGACATTTGTCGCATCCTACGCAATCCATAATGCGTGAAACATTACGGAAATGAGATTTGAATTGCTCCTTTAGGATCTATTTCAAAAGTTAGGGACCAACCTGTATCAAGAGAGGGATGTCACTTACCCCGGAGTCTTCACCAGCAAAGAAATCAGCCTCATCAAAGCCCTTCTCCATACTCTGTCCACCAGCCAAAGAAAGGACTTCTCCTAAACGagcctttgccttcttaTCACCCTCTTTCAGCAGACCGGCTGGCGATGTACTGATGTCGTAGGCTTCCAAATACGGAGCAGCTCTCGCGACAGCTCGAAGGAGCAGAACAGCGTTGAAATATACGTTGGACAGGCGTTCGGGATGGGTAGCAAGACGAGAGATGAAACATTCAAGGTTAGGCGCCCATTTGCCGGTGGTTTGATCAAGATAGTCGGCGCAAATATGAATAGAAATAGAAGCATGAAGACCTACAAGCGTCTAATGAGTTTACTGTTGACAACCTCTGAAAAGTGTAACTTACCAGAGATGACTCGATAGTagatcttcttttcctcacACATCTCCTCCCCGTTAAGTGGTGCCTTTACCATTTCTGTTCCCCATCCTTCGCTCAGCTTGGAGAAGCCCCATCCAGGAGCAGCATTGATGCCTCTTGACGGCTTGCTTACACCTCCAGCTCCTACCACAGCAGACGCCAGCTCACTTTTCCCCTTGCTTCCCAAACCCGATATGCCAACGGAAGCTTTAGACATTTCGGAAAGGGATGCCTCCGAAAGACCGAAGCAGTTCTCTTCGTAGATTGCTCTCCAAACATTGTGAGCAGAGTCACCAGCATAACCGGTAAATCTCTCAGGATTCAGAGTTAAGTCTACATACTGGCCATCTACAATGGATATTAGATGTGATGCACGACTCTCATAATAATCGATCAAAAACGTACTGGCATCCGCATCGTCCTCGACATAACAGAAATCTTGTTCTTTAAAGTAGCAGCTGGACACACCGTCACTCTTTTGATGTCGATCACGTTAGCCAGGTTTTTATAGGCTCGTAATTACTCACCTCCGATGATACTTTGACCTCTGACAATGCTCTTGCTCGCCATTTTTCGGGTATCTCATTCTATCCCAAGCTGTCAACATACTACCAAACAAACCACACGGAAAGACGCacctcatccatctcttcaactcCACAGTTTCTGTTCATACAAAACCCATTTTCGTACCAAAACGGACATTCTTTATATAGGTCAACTTTGTAATGTTTGAAGAAAGGTGTTTCCACAAGCTCATGTAAAACTGGGAACAATTGCTGGTTAAGGGACTCTACTGTCTCATAAAGACAGTGCGTTGATTCAATGGGACCAGAGGGCTACGGATAACCTATGTCAGCTATTGGAACCAAATACTGGTCTAGAAACAAGTGGGGCTTACAGAACAGTAGCCCTCCGATTTGCCCTCTAGCACATTACGAGCCACTCTACTATCAGGCTTTTGTTTGAGAGCAAAAGCAGctttgctgctgctcccTAAACCGTCTAGTTGTGCTGATACTGCAGCGACCAAACTGAATACTGCCAGTTTCGCGGTGAGACGCATAACGGCGGAGTCGTGTTCCCGTAGCGAACGACGCCTCGATCTTCCTTCCGACCTGCGGACGTTGTATTTCAGTGAGTGTTCAGGAATCAGGAGTGGAACTGGTTGAAAAGATGATGTGATCGTGGACGTTCTCTAATTTGTGGCAAAAGCAAAAACCAATACCTTCGCCACGGTGTCCATCTACGTGTCCGAGAACTTTCCAGGTGGAGGCCAGCACCGGTCTCCTGCATGGCCATCGGCTCAAGTCGCGGGCTTACAAATATATAATTGCGATTTCGCGCGAGTTTTTCCTACTCAAAGAGGCTCAAATAGCAACCCACAAAGCCATGAGGGCTGCATAGAGTTCACTTCTGCTAGAACGATCTGAATATTGTGGTAAATAGAACACACAGGTGGAGTGTACAAAACTTGCTGTCAGAAAAGAATCAAAAAGTAAGTTTTGGCGGAAGGACAGATGCCC from Cryptococcus neoformans var. neoformans B-3501A chromosome 7, whole genome shotgun sequence encodes:
- a CDS encoding hypothetical protein (HMMPfam hit to CPSF_A, CPSF A subunit region, score: 28.5, E(): 1.9e-10), whose translation is MLYIASALTPTPILGSLRTTSLTDNHTSLVVAKPNKIEAWDVTENGLVWRSEIEVWGTVVGIDQVSIEDSRPHILILLAPPQAHLLLVTFDITTGKLIITSSTSLTPPTPTLRQAEFFTGVVAQERVALVSLWIGVLSCLEIELDKGSSGKKKRSSTIPTPEGETRLKIKDNFNINIREHNLLHLSFLPATLNGPVVTLVWLSASNELRLQARSLSLSAHSFNPLSKSVDLVSPTSRQSISEDSDFNAVPFSCPAARRVVPIPSELPNGQRTLLVIGDEHSVLYTLGENSPQSPKAVRRMSAVSVPASSPRANARRSPQTELSSGNAKRRKSSMGTKTVDNQNEELQWDLRPVWRSRQGFGTVIAATVIEDHGSGASVVIGDEYGAFTAFGWEFEKGSGAGTDGRVRVLRTYLGASSPPSSITYLDSSHLFVSSAVADSVLLRLPKVESSSSVSSGKGKGRAVTSPIGDQADKWEVLYEIGKDRNDTDGGPEILERWMNIAPVKDLCVVKDEGGNLSHLVLASGASESNSLRVVRSGVGLEELVTIQGLHDVQKMWPLTDSTAIPRLLLSTSTSTILLQLQPEISAIPITDVIFNSETLAAGILPGAELLAQVTPRGLSLWSDLSVGQLEAQVEVDKETEIVCAQVTADWAVVAKKGGSLVVFHVSNTGFSPQGTIDVKEEVSAVAISSSSGSSSPIIVISTWTAKTFVYMLSQISNGVDGLSIQSESSATSLQLRSHPFCPGGIQLLSGLDNGLLHIYDLNTSESGEAEGLTVKSSKTTSLGLRPLVLHPCESTHGDEKVISVGLTERMSVIFESKDRIEFSSVNIKNVMAATSVDTSSGPVFALFSRTSGLSLVKVNSLKKLHVQTCDTGNESISKLTYMDEYKAIACGSTRRTQLRDGDVKEENFVQIRDGTSLEPLSSFSLRGRELVTSLRSVFLTGRIYLAVGTAFLPPDDGEDSSWDEGNLAVVREGRVLLLEFKEGDAGGGWDIKIKAELATVGAVYALEEIHGFLAVAAGSKLTIHRLDHNPVELEETSSWASAYVISSLSVLPPSHIRPEGALIVGDGMRSVIVLNVDEGDGMIYDDERNMATHGVTALGLLKDKGDGVVISDAYSNLLTYRLNQKLERAATFGLHEEVTRFQSGSLVPTTTAPEIIIPDVLFATREGRLGIIGELGTRSSRTLDDLQRNMSKIWKGPGEVGWSNWRRAGSNLVGKDTAGFVDGDFVQKFLDTEFFDDERAQEIIQGTSSHEHVRLGKEEASRADVVRFLEATAGMH
- a CDS encoding hypothetical protein (Match to EST gb|CF188424.1|CF188424), encoding MDEDFEDLLRDEDEPEYELEASASASIRPKQTPPSENEIRLCRRVLELEEERNSLAAELSALKARFPTHSNPTIPIADPSSSSSISQPDQPIEIPTPLLPLLGILRTHIAELTRDNYALRYTFMGQALPRRGSITQTPTPVFSPISSLPPQENNIDIEMAATTGDSGPSTVGLAPPSGSGTAQTRVGAGGPDLERVVERVKQLVIENEELGEMLLQLGQRGDEEEWKKTLDDSKAIIESLDSDLSHHLSVVESTRSELKAYKSHFGPLPQNVSDRTTPSAASTTRGQPASVGRGSLQDRLNRGLGGDRGGFHGKALKAGSTNAVGSDNSANVQTPVQTQGDMRGGPHQGLPRTAGTRRPLNGSGNSNGGSGPFQGHVRGGSFGQGQGARLDERDFKRRR
- a CDS encoding hypothetical protein (HMMPfam hit to ERO1, Endoplasmic Reticulum Oxidoreductin 1 (ERO1), score: 441.4, E(): 9.7e-130); the protein is MRLTAKLAVFSLVAAVSAQLDGLGSSSKAAFALKQKPDSRVARNVLEGKSEGYCSPSGPIESTHCLYETVESLNQQLFPVLHELVETPFFKHYKVDLYKECPFWYENGFCMNRNCGVEEMDENEIPEKWRARALSEVKVSSESDGVSSCYFKEQDFCYVEDDADANGQYVDLTLNPERFTGYAGDSAHNVWRAIYEENCFGLSEASLSEMSKASVGISGLGSKGKSELASAVVGAGGVSKPSRGINAAPGWGFSKLSEGWGTEMVKAPLNGEEMCEEKKIYYRVISGLHASISIHICADYLDQTTGKWAPNLECFISRLATHPERLSNVYFNAVLLLRAVARAAPYLEAYDISTSPAGLLKEGDKKAKARLGEVLSLAGGQSMEKGFDEADFFAGEDSGILKEQFKSHFRNVSRIMDCVGCDKCRLWGKLQVSGIGTALKILFELDDRALDPKVNPDLLQRSEVVALFNTLHRISESLASVEQFRQIYAATQKAETEASRAKALKSARKKHVPSPVAPPPAFSLTNMERIGARIWEKLKGNCKGCLEMCLQTLERRKLGELATSFRRWVGSIGQDRDL